From a region of the Argiope bruennichi chromosome 8, qqArgBrue1.1, whole genome shotgun sequence genome:
- the LOC129980767 gene encoding uncharacterized protein LOC129980767: MNSKKVSIAKEGFLSSKTCSNDAYSLASDLDEAEVSKEIEAMEICKIKVTPKKKIHFMKKSSAEISSTSKTVLNSTKITIPREEFLSSETNSYEALSSISDLDETEISKKIEAKKICKIEITPKEKIHSTKQSPAETSSTSKRVLNSTKVTIPRGDFLSSETDSCDAFSLTSDIDEVEVLKKKEEEEICKITPKDNIHTAKYFSAEPSSTTKVVLNSTEVTIPREDFLSSKTSSCDAPSSTSDPVEIKPLDFPLAAIPLALSHLSHNSACVKSSPTVDTKRSSSISYPTIVPKSVFQPSSQVSIESDFITITPVFKTAKSSSSPKTVYANKMNNSNREVATDSYSTANNPILNTTKCSNSFKATITEVGSDFPKSVIFKELLHSSRKTGSDSASNANSAALNAAVNSSSSKTAMSKEVFHSSSKFTGESTVFPDISLTVLTTSTESIPANNKLSSVTSNWDNLTMNIMSPKEISKYMLNIIHDKNVYSSLSSNTSVIGSNTTSDCNYYESKNSLRRYSKAPTTQMQHLSSNKSCFQPIMKTNAVTTSTVAVSQTKQATLVNSTHSICNATSINLHKINISPIVKHRKPDGKL, from the exons ATGAATTCAAAAAAGGTTTCTATTGCAAAAGAAggttttctttcttctaaaacaTGTTCCAACGACGCATACAGTTTGGCATCAGATCTAGACGAAGCAGAAGTTTCAAAGGAAATAGAAGCGatggaaatttgtaaaattaaagtcACTCCAaagaaaaagatacattttatgaagaaatctTCTGCAGAAATTTCATCAACTTCTAAAACCGTTTTGAATTCGACTAAAATTACTATTCCAAGAGAAGAGTTTCTTTCTTCTGAAACAAATTCTTATGAAGCACTTAGTTCGATATCAGATTTAGATGAAACAGAAATTTCGAAGAAAATAGAGGcgaagaaaatttgtaaaattgaaatcacTCCGAAGGAAAAGATACATTCTACCAAGCAATCTCCTGCAGAAACTTCATCAACTTCTAAAAGGGTTTTGAATTCGACAAAAGTTACTATTCCAAGAGGAGATTTTCTTTCATCTGAAACAGATTCTTGTGATGCTTTTAGTTTGACATCAGATATAGACGAAGTAGAAGtcttgaagaaaaaagaagaggaagaaatttgtaaaattactcCCAAGGACAATATCCATACtgctaaatatttttctgcagaaCCTTCATCAACTACTAAAGTGGTTTTGAACTCAACAGAAGTTACTATTCCAAGAGAAGATTTTCTCTCTTCTAAAACAAGTTCTTGTGATGCACCCAGTTCGACATCAGATCCTGTcgaa ATAAAGCCATTAGATTTTCCATTAGCAGCCATTCCTTTGGCATTATCTCATTTGTCCCATAATTCAGCTTGTGTCAAGTCCAGTCCAACAGTAGACACAAAAAGATCGTCATCGATTTCCTATCCAACGATTGTTCCTAAAAGTGTATTTCAGCCATCCTCTCAAGTTAGTATCGAATCTGATTTTATTACTATCACCCCTGTTTTCAAGACAGCGAAATCATCAAGTTCGCCTAAAACTGTTTATGCgaacaaaatgaataattcaaatcgTGAAGTCGCAACTGATTCTTATTCTACTGCTAATAACCCAATATTAAATACGACAAAATGCTCTAATTCTTTTAAAGCAACTATTACGGAGGTAGGCTCAGATTTTCctaaatcagttatttttaaggaattactTCATTCATCTCGCAAAACTGGCTCAGATTCTGCTTCCAACGCCAATAGCGCAGCGTTAAATGCTGCGGTAAACTCAAGCTCTTCTAAAACTGCTATGTCTAAAGAAGTTTTTCATTCGTCTTCTAAATTTACCGGAGAATCTACTGTCTTCCCAGATATTTCGTTAACAGTGTTAACGACATCTACTGAAAGCATTCCTGCTAATAACAAATTGTCATCCGTTACAAGTAATTGGGATAATTTAACAATGAATATAATGAGTCCAAAGGAGATTTCAAAGTacatgttaaatataattcatgaCAAGAATGTTTACAGCTCCCTGTCTAGTAACACTTCCGTGATTGGATCTAATACAACAAGTGATTGCAATTACTATGAGAGCAAAAATTCATTACGCAGGTATTCGAAAGCTCCAACAACACAGATGCAACATCTATCATCTAACAAGAGCTGTTTTCAACCAATAATGAAGACTAATGCTGTAACCACTAGTACAGTTGCAGTTTCGCAAACTAAACAAGCCACCTTAGTGAATTCTACGCATTCAATTTGTAATGCTACttcaataaatttgcataaaatcaatatttcgccAATAGTAAAACACAGAAAACCAGATGGTAAACTTTAA